One Solanum pennellii chromosome 10, SPENNV200 genomic region harbors:
- the LOC107032576 gene encoding E3 ubiquitin-protein ligase SINAT2-like — MAPGGGVSSCKELVESWQKVSRFDTTNIHDELEKSITCIGEKFQKCSIHELLECPICRRFMYPPFYQCPNGHTLCSNCKIEATNFCPTCKVELGNIRCLALEKVAESLELPCRHQNLGCHKILPYYRKLKHERHCKFRPYHCPYAGSECSIKGDIPTLMLHLKEDHKVDMHNGCTFNHRYVKSNAQQVDNAIWMLTVFDCFGRQFVLHFEAFSLGMTPVYIAFLRFMGEDNEAKMFNYSLQVGGYGRKLTWQGVPRSIRDSHSKVRDCQDGLIIPRSLAFFFSGGNGEELTLKVIGRIWKESA; from the exons aTGGCTCCTGGTGGTGGTGTTAGTAGTTGCAAAGAACTTGTAGAATCATGGCAAAAAGTTTCAAGATTTGATACAACAAATATACATGATGAGCTAGAGAAAAGTATTACATGTATTGGTGAAAAGTTTCAAAAGTGTTCAATCCATGAGTTGCTTGAGTGTCCAATTTGTAGAAGGTTCATGTATCCTCCATTTTACCAG TGTCCAAATGGTCATACACTATGCTCAAACTGCAAAATTGAAGCAACAAATTTCTGTCCAACTTGCAAAGTTGAACTTGGAAACATAAGGTGTTTAGCCTTAGAGAAAGTAGCAGAGTCACTTGAATTGCCCTGCAGACATCAAAATCTTGGCTGTCACAAAATATTACCTTACTATCGAAAGCTCAAACACGAAAGACATTGCAAATTTAGGCCTTACCACTGTCCTTACGCGGGATCAGAATGCTCGATAAAAGGGGACATTCCAACACTCATGTTGCATCTCAAGGAGGATCACAAAGTTGATATGCATAATGGTTGCACGTTCAATCATCGATATGTTAAATCAAATGCACAACAAGTTGACAATGCAATATGGATGCTAACA GTTTTCGACTGTTTTGGAAGACAATTTGTCTTACATTTTGAGGCGTTTTCACTAGGTATGACACCGGTATACATAGCATTTCTACGATTCATGGGAGAGGACAACGAGGCCAAAATGTTCAACTATAGTCTACAAGTTGGTGGTTATGGCCGTAAGTTAACATGGCAAGGTGTTCCTAGGAGTATACGAGACAGTCATAGTAAAGTCCGCGATTGTCAAGATGGACTAATTATTCCGAGAAGCTTAGCATTTTTCTTCTCAGGTGGGAACGGAGAAGAGCTTACGTTGAAGGTCATAGGTCGTATATGGAAAGAAAGTGCCTAA
- the LOC107002692 gene encoding probable protein kinase At2g41970: protein MSCCGGREEDVYSGGPPSNQNTVPPRAGNPYAGGASDRAEPRGGTRNGTPQKVLPIEIPVLPLDELNKLTGNFGQKALIGEGSYGRVFFAKLSNGQEAAIKKLDTSSSPEPDSDFTAQLSMVSRLKHEHFVNLMGYCLEANNRILIYEFAAMGSLHDVLHGRKGVQGAEPGPVLTWNQRVKVAFGAAKGLEYLHEKIQPAIVHRDVRSSNVLLFDDFTAKVADFNLTNQTSDTAARLHSTRVLGTFGYHAPEYAMTGQITQKSDVYSFGVVLLELLTGRKPVDHTMPKGQQSLVTWATPRLSEDKVKQCVDPKLNNDYPAKAIAKMAAVAALCVQYEADFRPNMTIVVKALQPLLTAKPAGPESNT from the exons atgtcTTGCTGTGGAGGTAGAGAAGAAGACGTTTACAGCGGCGGTCCGCCGTCTAACCAAAATACAGTCCCTCCTAGAGCTGGAAATCCCTACGCTGGTGGTG CTAGTGATAGAGCAGAGCCAAGGGGTGGTACAAGAAATGGAACTCCACAGAAAGTTTTACCAATCGAAATACCGGTTTTACCCTTGGACGAGCTAAATAAACTGACCGGAAACTTTGGTCAGAAGGCTTTGATCGGAGAGGGATCATATGGACGCGTATTTTTTGCTAAATTAAGCAATGGACAGGAAGCAGCAATCAAAAAGTTGGATACTAGTTCTTCACCAGAACCAGATTCCGACTTTACAGCACAG TTATCAATGGTTTCAAGGCTTAAGCATGAGCATTTTGTGAATCTTATGGGGTATTGTTTAGAAGCAAACAATAGAATCTTGATATATGAATTTGCAGCTATGGGATCTCTACATGATGTATTACATG GTAGAAAAGGTGTCCAAGGCGCGGAGCCTGGTCCAGTTCTTACCTGGAATCAGAGAGTTAAAGTTGCTTTTGGTGCAGCAAAAGGCCTCGAATACTTGCATGAAAAAATTCAGCCAGCTATTGTTCATCGCGATGTCAGATCCAGCAATGTACTTCTCTTTGATGATTTTACAGCTAAGGTTGCTGATTTCAACTTGACAAACCAGACTTCCGATACAGCAGCTCGTCTTCATTCCACTAGAGTTTTGGGGACATTTGGCTATCATGCTCCAGA GTATGCAATGACAGGACAGATAACACAGAAAAGCGATGTCTATAGTTTTGGAGTCGTTCTTTTGGAACTCCTGACGGGAAGAAAGCCAGTAGATCATACAATGCCCAAAGGACAACAGAGTCTTGTCACCTGG GCAACTCCAAGATTGAGTGAAGACAAAGTGAAGCAATGTGTCGATCCAAAGCTAAACAATGACTATCCAGCAAAAGCAATTGCTAAG ATGGCAGCTGTTGCAGCACTGTGTGTACAATATGAGGCAGATTTTCGACCAAATATGACGATAGTCGTCAAGGCACTGCAACCACTTCTCACTGCAAAACCAGCAGGACCTGAGTCTAATAcataa
- the LOC107002693 gene encoding 60S ribosomal protein L21-1-like produces MPAGHGLRSRTRDSFSRAFRKKGTIHLSTYLRIFKIGDYVDIKVNGAIHKGMPHKFYHGRTGRVWNVTKRAVGVEVNKQVRDRILRKRIHVRIEHVQASRCTEEVRERIKKNDQIKAEAKARGEIVSTKRQPAGPKPGFMVEGATLETVTPIPYDVVNDLKGGY; encoded by the exons ATGCCGGCCGGCCATGGATTGAGGTCTCGTACGAGAGATTCATTCTCTCGTGCATTTAGAAAGAAAGGTACAATTCACCTTTCAACCTACCTGAGAATCTTCAAAATCGGTGATTATGTTGATATCAAAGTGAACGGTGCAATTCACAAGGGAATGCCGCACAAATTCTATCATGGCCGTACCGGACGTGTCTGGAACGTCACCAAACGCGCCGTCGGTGTCGAAGTTAACAAGCAG GTTCGTGATCGTATCCTAAGGAAGAGGATCCACGTTAGGATTGAACATGTTCAAGCTTCCCGATGCACCGAAGAAGTCAGAGAAAGGATCAAGAAGAATGACCAGATTAAGGCTGAGGCCAAGGCCAGAGGAGAGATTGTCAGCACAAAAAGACAACCCGCAGGACCCAAACCAGGATTCATGGTTGAAGGCGCTACGTTGGAGACAGTTACCCCCATACCATATGATGTGGTTAACGATTTGAAGGGAGGCTATTGA